A part of Candida albicans SC5314 chromosome 2, complete sequence genomic DNA contains:
- a CDS encoding uncharacterized protein (Predicted ortholog of S. cerevisiae Swi3, subunit of the SWI/SNF chromatin remodeling complex; possibly an essential gene, disruptants not obtained by UAU1 method), whose translation MSASPPEETPLDTTSSIPEEPEQQQQPESSIEHQDDEEGDVNEAEDNEDEDEQKEEKEDEDGDTEAKQSSDNNDAANDNEEGGNLSEASTEESTEESAEETQTNPTEDKNNEQQQQDDDDAESENKVESNEHQDNTNSNDNSKQDSNSDNDMQFDIPDAPDAIDAASESEKQEPTNVDADDNQDKMDVDIPQETSIAFTTNTQNTNTEEYEKEESKQELGEDEELKHIQEDDPSFDENYNSNNDPDKSNDDFDTSALINGDDFNMEIDDLDYSKDVESESNQQEGKPEEEEEEEQKKNSELSEVKSNVESTSDQKESEIKEESTGENPNESQPTTTSVVGASATEPLSSNQNTSIASSEVKTNTTDKDVDMDQQQKEVEPESKEKEEDEEDEEDDQEEEDEDEPEEPPKEKPQYKQTHLIVIPSYASWFNMKKIHKIEKESLPEFFDSIHPSKSPKLYVNYRNFMINSYRLNPNEFLTLTSCRRNLVGDVGTLMRVHRFLNKWGLINYQVRPQFKPGYALEKMPNGQSMDLPYTGDYHVKFDTPRGLFPFDTSRIPVERVDVKKLQQLMNESSNSNSGEVKQEKQPPPPQQPPPQQQKQNGNKGKKHGLEEEEKVEIEGSQPPLKKKHQEDGWTKTEKDALISAVKTFKNDWYKIAHQVGGNKTPEQCILEFLKLPLEDKFNPINDEDETNIKLLKYASNYPISSIDNPVLANLTFMTKLVDSNVAKAASEAAKKAMDESIENKVQEVYNGNNNTNGGNGGNVERQSSGKDAIATTFGIIGGRSHLFSNYEEREMHKIGSSIVNHEISKIETKLDKVEELEKIYERERQNMLKQQEELFIDRISLTKSTIGVIKKLEEAIKLIESNNNNNNTATGSGGGVRDSTNINGLLNEAKSLLYKPTRRALEQIKNGDNTNNTASNNSTTGDDVNDGGSKINSTTTGGSTTIDVELQDDSFKPLSLKTPQTFKIWAP comes from the coding sequence ATGAGTGCTTCACCTCCAGAGGAAACCCCTCTTGATACTACTTCATCAATACCTGAGGAACctgaacaacaacaacaaccagaATCATCAATAGAACATCAAGACGATGAGGAAGGAGATGTTAATGAAGCAGAAGacaatgaagatgaagatgaacaaaaggaagaaaaagaagatgaagatggtGATACTGAAGCAAAACAATCTTCAGACAACAATGATGCTgcaaatgataatgaagaaggTGGTAATTTATCAGAAGCATCAACTGAAGAGTCAACCGAAGAATCGGCCGAAGAAACACAAACAAACCCAACTgaagataaaaataatgaacagcaacaacaagatgatgatgatgctGAGTCTGAGAATAAAGTTGAGTCAAACGAACATCAAGACAATACCAATTCCAATGATAACAGTAAACAAGACAGTAATAGTGATAATGATATGCAATTTGATATACCAGATGCACCAGATGCAATCGATGCTGCCTCTGAATCTGAAAAACAGGAACCAACCAACGTTGATGCTGATGACAATCAAGATAAAATGGATGTAGATATTCCTCAAGAAACATCAATTGCTTTCACAACAAATACACAAAACACCAATACTGAAGAATATGAAAAGGAAGAATCTAAACAAGAATTGggtgaagatgaagaattgaaacatATTCAAGAAGATGACCCatcatttgatgaaaattataattctaataatgaCCCTGATAAAtctaatgatgattttgacACATCTGCTTTAATAAATGGTGACGATTTTAATATGGAAATTGATGATCTAGATTATTCAAAAGATGTAGAATCAGAATCTAATCAACAAGAAGGAAaaccagaagaagaagaagaagaagaacagaaaaaaaattctgaATTATCTGAAGTGAAATCAAATGTTGAATCTACAAGTGATCAAAAAGAATCTgaaattaaagaagaaagtaCAGGAGAAAACCCAAATGAATCACAACCAACTACAACTTCGGTTGTTGGTGCTTCAGCGACTGAACCTTTGTCTTCAAACCAAAATACTAGTATTGCTAGTTCAGAAgtaaaaacaaatacaacTGATAAAGATGTTGATATGgaccaacaacaaaaagaagTAGAACcagaatcaaaagaaaaggaggaagatgaagaagatgaagaagatgaccaagaagaggaagatgaagatgaaccAGAAGAACCACCAAAGGAAAAACCTcaatataaacaaacacATTTAATAGTTATACCATCATATGCTAGTTGGTTtaatatgaaaaaaatccataaaattgaaaaagaatcattaccagaattttttgattcaattcatcCATCTAAATCACCTAAATTATATGTTAATTATCGAAATTTCATGATAAATTCCTACCGATTAAATCctaatgaatttttaacTTTAACTTCATGTCGTCGTAATTTAGTTGGTGATGTTGGGACATTAATGAGAGTGCATagatttttaaataaatggggactaataaattatcaagtTAGACCTCAATTTAAACCAGGTTATGCCCTTGAAAAAATGCCTAATGGACAATCAATGGATTTACCTTATACTGGAGATTATCATGTTAAATTTGATACACCAAGAGGTCTTTTCCCCTTTGATACTTCACGTATACCTGTTGAAAGAGTTGATgtgaaaaaattacaacaattgatgaatgAAAGTTCTAATTCTAACTCAGGAGAAgttaaacaagaaaaacaaccaccaccaccacaacaaccaccaccacagcaacaaaaacaaaatggGAATAAAGGTAAGAAACATGgattagaagaagaagaaaaagtagAAATAGAAGGGAGTCAACCACcattaaagaagaaacaccaagaagatgGCTGGaccaaaacagaaaaagaTGCTTTAATTAGTGCAGTTAAAacatttaaaaatgattgGTATAAGATTGCTCATCAAGTTGGAGGGAATAAAACTCCTGAACAATGTATacttgaatttttaaaattaccATTAGAAGATAAATTTAATCCTataaatgatgaagatgaaactaatattaaattattaaaatatgCATCTAATTATCCTATTagttcaattgataatccTGTTTTAGCAAATTTAACATTTATGACTAAATTAGTTGATAGTAATGTTGCTAAAGCTGCTAGTGAAGCTGCTAAAAAAGCAATGGATGAAagtattgaaaacaaagtTCAAGAAGTATAcaatggtaataataacaccaatggtggtaatggtggTAATGTTGAAAGACAATCAAGTGGGAAAGATGCTATTGCTACAACTTTTGGTATAATTGGTGGTCGGAgtcatttattttcaaattatgaAGAACGAGAAATGCATAAAATTGGTTCAAGTATAGTTAATCatgaaatttcaaaaattgaaactaaacttgataaagttgaagaattggaaaaaatttATGAACGTGAACGACAAAATATGttaaaacaacaagaagaattatttattgatcgaatttcattaacaaaatcaactattggtgtaataaaaaaattagaagaagcaattaaattaattgaatcaaataacaataacaataacactGCCActggtagtggtggtggagtTCGTgattcaacaaatattaATGGATTATTGAATGAGgctaaatcattattatataaacCTACAAGACGTGCATTAGAgcaaattaaaaatggtGATAACACCAATAACAC
- the RPL17B gene encoding 60S ribosomal protein uL22 (Ribosomal protein L17; mutation confers hypersensitivity to 5-FU, tubercidin; repressed upon phagocytosis by macrophage; Hap43-induced; Spider biofilm repressed): MVRYAATPANPAKSASARGSYLRVSFKNTRETAQAINGWKLEKAQKYLDQVLDHQRAIPFRRYNSSIGRTGQGKEFGVTKARWPAKSVNFVKDLLRNAQANAEAKGLDSSKLVISHIQVNHAPKQRRRTYRAHGRINAYQSTPSHIELTLTEEDEIVEKPVEQKQIRLNSRQRGRLASQKRLTAA; this comes from the coding sequence ATGGTTCGTTACGCTGCCACTCCTGCTAACCCAGCCAAATCAGCTTCTGCCCGTGGTTCTTACTTGAGAGTTTCATTCAAAAACACCAGAGAAACTGCTCAAGCCATTAATGGAtggaaattagaaaaagcTCAAAAATACTTGGACCAAGTTTTGGATCATCAAAGAGCCATTCCATTTAGAAGATACAATTCATCTATTGGTAGAACTGGTCAAGGTAAAGAATTTGGTGTTACTAAAGCTAGATGGCCTGCTAAATCTGTCAATTTTGTCAAAGATTTATTAAGAAATGCTCAAGCTAATGCTGAAGCTAAAGGTTTGGATTCTAGTAAATTAGTTATTTCTCATATTCAAGTCAATCATGCTccaaaacaaagaagaagaacttATAGAGCTCATGGTAGAATTAATGCTTATCAATCTACTCCTTCCCACATTGAATTAACTTTgactgaagaagatgaaattgttgaaaaaccagttgaacaaaaacaaatcagATTGAACTCAAGACAAAGAGGTAGATTAGCTTCTCAAAAACGTTTAACTGCTGcttaa